Proteins from a genomic interval of Raphanus sativus cultivar WK10039 unplaced genomic scaffold, ASM80110v3 Scaffold1722, whole genome shotgun sequence:
- the LOC108851628 gene encoding 40S ribosomal protein S27-2: MVLQNDIDLLNPPAELEKRKHKLKRLVQSPNSFFMDVKCQGCFNITTVFSHSQTVVVCANCQNVLCQPTGGKARLTEGCSFRKK, from the exons ATG GTTCTACAAAACGATATTGATCTGCTGAACCCACCAGCTGAGCTTGAGAAGAGGAAGCACAAGCTCAAGCGTCTTGTTCAGTCCCCCAACTCTTTTTTCATG GATGTGAAGTGCCAAGGCTGCTTTAACAT AACGACGGTGTTCAGCCACTCGCAGACGGTTGTAGTGTGTGCAAACTGCCAGAATGTGCTTTGCCAACCCACAGGAGGAAAGGCTAGGCTCACTGAAGGTTGCTCTTTCAGGAAAAAGTGA